In Candidatus Cohnella colombiensis, one DNA window encodes the following:
- a CDS encoding topoisomerase DNA-binding C4 zinc finger domain-containing protein yields the protein MTCSRCGNLMVLRKGPKGEFWGCSTFPKCRNIEAKQGEVQSS from the coding sequence ATCACATGTAGTCGCTGTGGGAATCTAATGGTACTCCGGAAAGGACCAAAAGGAGAGTTTTGGGGATGTTCTACATTTCCTAAGTGTAGAAATATAGAGGCTAAGCAAGGTGAGGTTCAGTCGAGTTGA